In Caretta caretta isolate rCarCar2 chromosome 4, rCarCar1.hap1, whole genome shotgun sequence, one genomic interval encodes:
- the KLF3 gene encoding Krueppel-like factor 3, whose amino-acid sequence MLMFDPVPIKQEAMEPISVSYQSNYMDQMKPNKYSVIYPTPNMLHNKFYPTPEGLANGIQMEPVDLTVNKRSSPCSAGSSPSPLKFQTVHRRASPGLTLSSPSPPMKKFTPPPPPGVQPFSMPLTIPPVMAALSRPGLRSPGILPVIQPLVVQPVPFMYAPHLHQPIMVSTVLAEELENPSSMPVPVIESYEKPTLKKTIKVEPGIEPPRTEFYPEQMSPPMMTSLSPQQVMLQENHPSVIVQPGKRPLPVESPDTQRKRRIHRCDYEGCNKVYTKSSHLKAHRRTHTGEKPYKCTWEGCTWKFARSDELTRHFRKHTGIKPFQCPDCDRSFSRSDHLALHRKRHMLV is encoded by the exons ATGTTAATGTTTGACCCAGTCCCTATCAAGCAAGAAGCCATGGAACCTATTTCAGTG TCATACCAGTCCAATTACATGGACCAAATGAAGCCAAACAAATATAGTGTCATTTATCCTACCCCAAATATGTTGCACAATAAATTCTATCCAACCCCAGAAGGACTAGCTAATGGAATCCAAATGGAGCCAGTTGACCTTACAGTGAATAAACGAAGCTCACCATGTTCAGCTGGAAGTTCTCCTTCTCCTCTGAAATTTCAGACTGTACATAGAAGAGCCTCACCTGGATTAACTTTGTCCTCTCCCAGCCCGCCTATGAAAAAATTcaccccaccacctcccccaggAGTTCAGCCTTTTTCCATGCCATTAACAATCCCTCCAGTAATGGCTGCTCTTTCACGCCCTGGACTTAGGAGCCCTGGAATACTTCCAGTTATACAGCCACTTGTGGTCCAGCCTGTTCCTTTTATGTATGCTCCACATCTCCATCAACCTATAATGGTGTCCACTGTTCTTGCAGAAGAGTTGGAAAATCCAAGTAGCATGCCAG tGCCTGTAATTGAATCTTATGAGAAGCCCACATTAAAGAAAACGATCAAAGTAGAACCAGGAATCGAACCACCAAGAACCGAGTTCTATCCTGAACAAATGTCTCCTCCAATGATGACCTCCTTGTCTCCTCAGCAAGTAATGTTGCAAGA GAATCACCCTTCAGTTATAGTTCAGCCAGGAAAGAGACCTTTACCTGTGGAATCTCCAGACACACAAAGGAAACGCAGAATACACAGATGTGATTATGAAGGTTGCAATAAGGTCTATACTAAAAGCTCCCACCTAAAAGCTCACAGAAGAACGCATACAG GTGAAAAGCCATACAAGTGCACCTGGGAGGGATGCACGTGGAAGTTTGCTCGTTCTGATGAACTAACACGACATTTCCGTAAACATACCGGAATCAAACCTTTCCAGTGCCCGGACTGTGACCGTAGTTTCTCACGCTCGGACCATCTTGCTCTCCACAGGAAACGCCATATGCTAGTCTGA